From a region of the Mobula birostris isolate sMobBir1 chromosome 28, sMobBir1.hap1, whole genome shotgun sequence genome:
- the LOC140189207 gene encoding histone H4 produces the protein MSGRGKGGKGLGKGGAKRHRKVLRDNIQGITKPAIRRLARRGGVKRISGLIYEETRGVLKVFLENVIRDAVTYTEHAKRKTVTAMDVVYALKRQGRTLYGFGG, from the coding sequence ATgtctggcagagggaaaggaggcaaAGGACTGGGCAAAGGCGGAGCCAAGCGGCACCGTAAAGTGCTCCGTGATAACATCCAGGGCATCACCAAACCGGCCATCCGCCGTCTGGCTCGCCGTGGCGGCGTCAAGCGGATCTCGGGTCTGATCTACGAGGAGACCCGCGGGGTGCTGAAGGTTTTCCTGGAGAATGTGATCCGGGATGCGGTCACCTACACTGAACACGCCAAGCGCAAGACGGTGACTGCCATGGATGTGGTGTACGCTCTGAAACGCCAGGGCCGCACTCTCTATGGCTTCGGCGG